CGACCGGCCAATTCCCCCACCAAGAGCTCTGCAAATCGAAGCTTTGACAAAAGGCCAAGTAAAACGCGGTGACCTTTGCCCATCGTTTCCCTGGTCCGAGATGGTCGCGTAGTCCAGAGATTCGATTGTCAGGCCATTTGGCA
This genomic stretch from Pseudomonas deceptionensis harbors:
- a CDS encoding transcriptional regulator; its protein translation is MTPAQAAREAARIVGSQTDLAKRLTVSAPTVSQWCSGDRPIPPPRALQIEALTKGQVKRGDLCPSFPWSEMVA